In Cervus canadensis isolate Bull #8, Minnesota chromosome 6, ASM1932006v1, whole genome shotgun sequence, one DNA window encodes the following:
- the LOC122444116 gene encoding 60S ribosomal protein L10-like, whose product MGRRPARCYRYCKNKPYPKSRFCRGVPDAKIRIFDLGRKKAKVDEFPLCGHMVSDEYEQLSSEALEAARICANKYMVKSCGKDGFHIRVRLHPFHVIRINKMLSCAGADRLQTGMRGAFGKPQGTVARVHIGQVIMSIRTKLQNKEHVIEALRRAKFKFPGRQKIHISKKWGFTKFNADEFEDKVAKKRLIPDGCGVKYVPNRGPLDKWRALHS is encoded by the coding sequence ATGGGCCGCCGCCCTGCCCGTTGTTACCGGTACTGCAAGAATAAGCCTTACCCAAAGTCTCGCTTCTGTCGAGGTGTCCCCGATGCCAAGATCCGCATCTTTGACCTGGGTCGGAAGAAGGCCAAAGTAGATGAGTTCCCACTCTGTGGCCACATGGTGTCTGATGAATATGAGCAGCTCTCTTCTGAAGCCCTGGAGGCCGCCCGAATTTGTGCCAACAAGTACATGGTGAAAAGTTGTGGCAAAGATGGCTTTCACATCCGAGTGCGACTCCATCCATTCCATGTCATCCGCATCAACAAGATGTTGTCCTGTGCTGGGGCTGACAGGCTTCAGACAGGTATGCGAGGGGCCTTTGGAAAGCCTCAGGGTACGGTGGCCCGAGTCCACATTGGTCAAGTCATCATGTCCATCCGCACCAAGCTTCAGAACAAGGAACATGTGATTGAAGCTCTACGCAgggccaagttcaagttcccAGGACGCCAGAAGATTCATATCTCCAAGAAATGGGGCTTTACCAAGTTTAATGCTGATGAATTTGAAGACAAAGTGGCTAAGAAGCGCCTCATTCCCGATGGTTGCGGAGTCAAATATGTCCCCAACCGTGGCCCTTTGGACAAGTGGCGAGCTCTGCACTCCTGA